A section of the Ruania halotolerans genome encodes:
- a CDS encoding PIG-L deacetylase family protein translates to MTDQTPLPTVDENWTTALAVVAHPDDMEFGTAAAVARWTRQGKTVIYCMVTSGEAGIDAIAPEESGPLREKEQIASARAVGVDQVEFLRLPDGVLEYGVPLRRVITEQVRTHRPEIVITGNHHPTFPGGVLNQADHIATGRATIDAVRDAGNRWIFNDQLADGLEPWNGVRQVWVTGSPEPTHGVDVTATFDDGVASLKEHAAYIEGLSWEFDPEAFLTEICSSAGPSLGVPYATTVEVIDLG, encoded by the coding sequence TTGACCGACCAGACCCCTCTCCCCACCGTCGACGAGAACTGGACCACCGCGCTGGCCGTGGTGGCCCACCCAGACGATATGGAGTTCGGCACCGCCGCGGCCGTCGCCCGATGGACCAGGCAGGGCAAGACCGTCATCTACTGCATGGTCACCTCTGGTGAGGCAGGTATCGACGCCATCGCACCGGAGGAATCAGGACCGTTGCGAGAGAAGGAGCAAATCGCGTCGGCCCGCGCGGTCGGCGTGGATCAGGTCGAATTCCTCCGCCTCCCCGACGGCGTGCTCGAGTACGGCGTGCCATTGCGCCGTGTGATCACGGAGCAGGTCCGCACGCACCGGCCTGAGATCGTCATCACGGGCAATCACCACCCCACCTTCCCGGGAGGCGTGCTCAACCAGGCCGACCACATCGCCACCGGCCGCGCCACCATCGATGCCGTGCGCGATGCCGGCAACCGATGGATCTTCAACGACCAGCTCGCCGACGGCCTCGAGCCGTGGAATGGCGTCCGGCAGGTCTGGGTGACCGGCTCCCCGGAACCGACACATGGCGTGGACGTCACCGCCACCTTCGACGACGGGGTCGCCTCCCTGAAGGAGCATGCCGCCTACATCGAGGGCCTCAGCTGGGAGTTCGACCCGGAGGCGTTCCTCACCGAGATCTGCTCAAGTGCCGGACCCAGCCTCGGCGTGCCGTACGCCACCACCGTTGAGGTGATTGACCTGGGCTGA
- a CDS encoding oxygenase MpaB family protein: protein MPRHPLHHARIRLNAALMQRVAGPDPASIQHRIHRTPGPRWFTPDSPIGVVHGDTSMYIGGIRALLLQALHPLAMAGVAQHSRYREDVWGRLARTATYIATTTYATIEDAEQAIAIVQAVHRRILGTAPDGRPYRADDPHLLTWVHIAEIDSFLTAHTLFGRRQLTRAEQDEYVAQAGSVATRLGAADVPTSRAELTAALARYRPELTGSQEAREVAEFLLHRPPVPAPARHGYGLLALAATASLPAWGRTMLGLPADVPTLPARLAGRLGTSALRWISTPPALDPPTTNPPDDGASVDRARTVNEALTTDTTPATQEHR, encoded by the coding sequence GTGCCCCGTCACCCGTTGCACCACGCTCGCATCCGCCTCAACGCGGCGCTGATGCAACGCGTCGCCGGTCCAGACCCGGCCAGCATTCAGCACCGTATCCACCGCACTCCCGGCCCGCGCTGGTTCACCCCCGACTCCCCCATCGGCGTGGTGCACGGTGACACCTCGATGTACATCGGGGGCATCCGTGCCCTGCTGCTCCAGGCGCTGCACCCGCTCGCGATGGCCGGTGTGGCCCAGCACTCCCGTTACCGCGAAGACGTCTGGGGGCGTCTGGCGCGCACCGCCACCTACATCGCCACCACCACCTACGCCACCATCGAGGACGCCGAGCAGGCGATCGCGATCGTGCAGGCGGTCCATCGGCGCATCCTGGGCACCGCCCCGGACGGGCGCCCCTACCGCGCGGACGATCCGCACCTGCTCACCTGGGTGCATATCGCCGAGATCGACTCCTTCCTCACCGCGCATACCCTCTTCGGCCGCCGTCAGCTCACTCGCGCCGAGCAGGACGAGTACGTGGCGCAGGCAGGTTCAGTCGCTACTCGTCTCGGCGCCGCCGATGTGCCCACCTCCCGTGCCGAACTCACCGCGGCGCTGGCTCGGTACCGGCCCGAGCTCACCGGCAGCCAGGAGGCACGCGAGGTGGCCGAGTTCCTCCTGCACCGGCCCCCGGTCCCGGCGCCAGCACGCCACGGATACGGGTTGCTCGCACTCGCCGCCACGGCGAGCCTTCCGGCATGGGGGCGCACCATGCTCGGCCTGCCCGCAGACGTCCCTACGCTGCCCGCCCGCCTGGCCGGCCGCCTGGGCACCTCAGCACTGCGGTGGATCAGTACCCCTCCCGCGCTCGACCCGCCCACCACCAACCCACCCGACGACGGTGCTTCTGTTGACCGTGCACGCACGGTCAACGAGGCGCTCACCACCGACACGACACCCGCAACCCAGGAGCACCGTTGA
- a CDS encoding amidohydrolase, producing the protein MSETMTLEDLYKDLHAHPELGFQEHRTAAIASKRMRQLGLTVTEGIGGTGVAAVLENGAGPVVWLRADMDALPVEEKTGLDYASAASAVGPEGFETPLMHACGHDMHVTWLIGAMERLARDRTEWSGTVVAIFQPAEETMTGANAMIADGLLDRVPRPSIVLGQHVAPFPAGVISLTSGAAMAGVDDVTVVLHGQGGHGSRPETTIDPVLAAATTVMRLQSIVSREVTPGKLAVLTVGRLHAGSKSNIIPDDATLDISIRTIDPEIRDRVLGSVRRIVEGESTASGMTTPPTITVNMSAPATVNSDEHTERLRERFTDEWGSAIIDYGTVSGSEDVGQLAAAADAPLVFWIIGGADPDTVMAARAVGRFEQDIPSNHSPYFAPVLRPTIERGTEALVLGAHTFLTTH; encoded by the coding sequence ATGTCAGAGACGATGACTCTCGAGGACCTCTACAAGGATCTGCACGCGCATCCCGAGTTGGGCTTCCAGGAGCATCGGACCGCCGCTATCGCCTCCAAGCGGATGCGTCAGCTGGGTCTGACTGTCACTGAGGGCATTGGGGGCACCGGAGTTGCCGCGGTGCTGGAGAACGGCGCAGGCCCGGTCGTGTGGCTTCGAGCCGACATGGATGCTCTGCCGGTGGAGGAGAAGACCGGTCTGGACTATGCAAGCGCAGCCTCAGCCGTCGGTCCTGAGGGTTTCGAGACCCCGCTCATGCACGCCTGTGGTCATGACATGCACGTCACCTGGCTGATCGGTGCCATGGAGCGTCTCGCGCGGGATCGGACGGAATGGTCCGGCACGGTCGTGGCGATCTTCCAGCCTGCGGAGGAAACCATGACCGGCGCGAACGCCATGATCGCTGACGGTCTCCTCGATCGGGTGCCTCGGCCTTCGATTGTGCTCGGCCAGCATGTGGCCCCGTTCCCTGCAGGGGTGATCTCGCTGACCTCCGGTGCGGCAATGGCCGGCGTCGACGATGTCACCGTTGTTCTGCACGGCCAGGGTGGTCACGGTTCCCGCCCGGAAACCACGATCGACCCAGTACTCGCAGCAGCGACGACAGTCATGCGTCTTCAATCGATCGTTTCCCGCGAGGTCACTCCCGGGAAACTTGCTGTCCTCACCGTCGGCCGGTTGCACGCGGGCAGCAAGTCCAACATCATCCCGGATGACGCAACACTGGACATCAGCATCCGCACCATCGACCCCGAAATCCGCGACCGCGTGCTCGGTTCGGTGCGCAGGATCGTCGAGGGCGAATCCACAGCCAGCGGCATGACGACGCCGCCCACGATCACCGTCAACATGAGCGCCCCCGCCACCGTGAACTCCGATGAGCACACTGAGCGGTTGCGGGAGCGATTCACTGACGAGTGGGGGAGCGCAATCATCGACTACGGCACGGTCTCCGGCAGCGAAGATGTTGGCCAGCTGGCCGCAGCAGCAGACGCGCCACTCGTGTTCTGGATCATCGGCGGCGCAGACCCGGACACCGTGATGGCTGCCCGGGCCGTGGGCCGTTTCGAGCAGGACATCCCCAGCAACCACTCGCCGTATTTCGCACCTGTTCTGCGCCCCACGATCGAACGGGGAACTGAGGCACTCGTACTCGGCGCGCACACTTTCCTGACAACGCACTAA
- a CDS encoding SDR family NAD(P)-dependent oxidoreductase, with product MKTWFITGTSTGFGRHWSEAALERGDRVVATARSLDAIADYAERFGDAVLPLQLDVTDRDGVFHAIEQARARFGVLDVVVNNAGYGHFGMVEELTERELREQMETNFFGAVWVTQAVLPIFRNQGRGHLIQVTSEGGVRTFPGIGAYHASKWALEGLAETLWQEVERFGIHVTNLEPGPYQTDWLDRGSRHSAPIAEYDAIRASGSWDVGDARATRAAILELVDAPKPPHRLFFGKSFPAVEAIYHDRLDTWRDWQDLSLRSFGSHTEA from the coding sequence ATGAAGACATGGTTCATCACAGGCACGTCTACCGGCTTTGGCCGCCACTGGAGCGAGGCGGCCCTGGAGCGGGGAGACCGGGTCGTCGCGACTGCACGATCGCTCGACGCGATCGCTGACTACGCCGAGCGATTCGGCGACGCGGTACTGCCGCTGCAACTGGACGTCACCGATCGGGACGGGGTCTTCCACGCGATCGAACAGGCCCGGGCACGATTCGGCGTCCTCGACGTCGTCGTGAACAACGCGGGATACGGCCACTTCGGCATGGTCGAGGAGTTGACCGAGCGCGAGCTGCGAGAGCAGATGGAGACCAACTTCTTCGGCGCAGTCTGGGTCACCCAGGCCGTGCTTCCCATCTTCCGCAATCAAGGGCGTGGACACCTGATCCAGGTCACCAGCGAGGGTGGCGTCCGCACATTCCCGGGCATCGGCGCCTACCACGCCTCCAAATGGGCACTCGAGGGACTCGCTGAGACGCTCTGGCAGGAGGTGGAGCGGTTCGGCATCCACGTCACCAACCTGGAACCCGGCCCGTACCAGACCGATTGGCTCGACCGCGGCTCGCGGCACAGTGCTCCGATTGCGGAGTACGACGCCATTCGCGCCAGCGGGAGCTGGGACGTCGGAGACGCCAGGGCGACGCGTGCTGCGATCCTGGAACTAGTCGATGCACCCAAGCCGCCCCACCGCCTCTTCTTCGGCAAGTCATTCCCCGCCGTCGAGGCGATCTACCACGACCGCCTCGACACGTGGCGAGACTGGCAGGACCTCTCGCTCCGTTCTTTTGGTAGCCATACCGAGGCGTAG
- a CDS encoding LysR family transcriptional regulator → MTFETSTLALRVLRSVAETGSFTAAADALGYTQSAVSKQIRALEGAVGALLCERGARGVRMTQAGAILASRGTSALDQLDAAQRAVRDLGNALTGTVALGGFPTTAVCLVPRTIGRIAREHPQISVEFTEAGTPAQMRRLRAGRLNLAIIAVGEGLPDYDLEGVSTEPLTGGRLRVAVPEGHRFSSLEVVPVSELVNEIWIGGHGAQGHPQFGAWPTIANPTVALKTADWTSRLGFVAAGIGITTIPALAAAAVPAGVITIPVQDSRAHQREMRLAWVGELSTASQAVQEALHLEAKKIGSQ, encoded by the coding sequence GTGACCTTTGAGACGAGCACGCTGGCACTGCGCGTGCTGCGATCAGTGGCCGAGACCGGATCGTTCACCGCCGCGGCCGATGCCCTGGGCTACACGCAATCGGCGGTGTCGAAGCAGATCAGAGCCCTGGAAGGGGCGGTGGGGGCGCTTCTGTGCGAGCGCGGTGCGCGAGGAGTGCGGATGACCCAGGCGGGTGCGATCCTGGCGTCGCGCGGCACCTCCGCGCTCGACCAGTTGGATGCCGCGCAGCGTGCGGTCCGCGACCTCGGCAACGCACTCACGGGCACTGTGGCGCTCGGGGGATTTCCCACCACGGCCGTCTGCCTCGTGCCGCGAACGATCGGAAGGATCGCCCGCGAGCACCCTCAGATCAGCGTCGAATTCACGGAGGCCGGAACACCGGCCCAGATGCGCCGTCTCCGCGCCGGCCGGCTCAACCTGGCGATCATCGCGGTCGGTGAGGGCCTGCCCGATTACGACCTGGAGGGAGTGAGCACCGAGCCGCTGACCGGCGGCCGCTTGCGGGTCGCCGTCCCAGAAGGACATCGGTTCAGCAGCCTTGAGGTCGTCCCGGTCAGCGAACTCGTGAACGAGATATGGATCGGGGGTCACGGGGCCCAAGGCCATCCCCAGTTCGGCGCGTGGCCGACCATCGCCAACCCCACCGTCGCCCTCAAGACCGCCGACTGGACATCTCGTCTCGGGTTCGTCGCAGCGGGAATCGGCATCACGACGATCCCGGCCCTGGCCGCAGCGGCGGTCCCGGCCGGGGTCATCACCATCCCGGTGCAGGACTCTCGTGCCCATCAACGCGAAATGCGCCTGGCCTGGGTAGGTGAACTCTCCACCGCCTCGCAAGCGGTGCAAGAAGCCCTCCATCTCGAAGCCAAGAAGATCGGCTCACAGTGA